GtaagggcctgtctccaagaggcgggtgtttacagaacatttggTGCTGTCTGATTTGGACGtaagggcctgtctccaagaggcgggtgtttacagaacatttggTGCTGTCTGATTTGGACGtaagggcctgtctccaagaggcgggtgtttacagaacatttggTGCTGTCTGATTTGGACGTAAGGGCCTGCTCAGAAGAGGACATTTAGACATTTTCTCTGCTTCTGTGTTGGTTGGACGGTGTCTCCCTGTTGCAACTTGTACTAAACCAGATAGATTTTTTGATTTACTTTACCAACGAGTGCTCTCCTTTGTGTTCACCTGGACATTCCTATTACAATACAAGTATACACATGTTTTTGTCCTCAGGCCATGGAGGAGACCAGGCAGTTAGATGAGAAGAAGATCCACTTCCTCATCGACGGCTTCCCCCGAAATGAGGAAAACCTCCAGGGGTGGACCACCATCATGGATGGGGAGGCTGATGTCAAATTTGTGCTTTTCTTCGACTGTGGCAATGAGGTAATAGTACGGCTTTGGGGGCAAGGATCTccaagaggaaggggaggggacgaACAGGGAGGGCAACATATCACATATGACACATTTGGAGTACGACTTTTATTTCTGAAAGTTGCCTCCGAGTGTGAATGTCTTTATTGCTTGGCTGACAGTGTAATCTTTATCCTGAGAGCTCTGTTTTTGTTTGTCTACAGGTCTGTGTCAACAGCTGTGTAGAAAGAGGGAAGAGCAGCGGGCTCACCGATGACAACAGAGCGAGCCTGGAGAAAAGGTAGCGCCCAAactaatcaaatcacattttatttgtcacctacacatggttagcaaatgttaatgcgagtgtagcgaaatgcttgtgcttctagttccgaccatgcagtaatatctaacaagtaatctcacaatttcacaacaactaccttatacacacaagtgtaaaggaatgaataagaatatgtacataaaaatatatgaatgagtgatggccgaacggcataggcaagatgtagtaaatggtatggagtacagtatatacatatgagatgagtaatgtagggtatgtaaacattttatataaagtggcattgtttaaagtggctagtgatacatttatttcaTCAAATCTTCCAGTATTAAAGTGATTATTAAAGTTATTaaagagttgagtcagtatgttggcagcagccactcaatgttagtgatggctgtttaacagtctgatggccttgagatagaagctgtttttcagtctctcggtcccagctttgatgcacctgtactgacctcgccttctggatgatagcagggtgaacaggcaatggctcgggtggttgctgtccttgattatctttttggccttcctgtgacatcgggtggtgtaggtgtcctggagggcaggtaggttgcccccggtgatgcgttgtgcagacctcactaccctctggagagccttccggttatgggcggagcagttgccgtacccggcggtgatacagcccgacaggatgctcttgattgtgcatctgtaaaagtttgtgagtgtttttggtgacaagccgaatttcttcagcctcctgaggttgaagaggcgctgctgcgccttcttcaccacgctgtctgtgtgggtggaccatttcagtttgtccgtgatgtgtacgccgaggaactttccaccttctccactactgtccagtcgatgtggatagggggctgctccctctgctgtttcctgaagtccacgatcatctcctttgttttgttgatgatcatctcctttgttttgttgacacacCCCGTCTccttaatcataaggcatacacccctcccttcttcttaccagaaagatgcttgtttctgtcagcacgatgcgtgaagaaaccagctggctgtaccgactccgatagcgtgtctcgagtgagccatgtttccgtgaaacaaggaacgttacagtctctgatgtctctctggaatgctacccttgctcggatttcgtctaccttgttgtcaagagactggacattggcgagtagtatgcttggGAGCTTTCTATGATCACTGAGCATTGACCTTTTTAATATGAACTGGACCTTTCAAAAGGAGACACGGCTCTtgctcaataaaaaaaaatggtacttataaagCGCCATATGTTGAAatagctctgccatttcctggtttctAAAATTCTAATTTCAGTTAATGCGACACAACAAGcaatgtatagtgtagagaatcatcatgctatctaaaccgctgtgaaatatagttTGTCACCAAAGATATTGTATTATTAATATGAAGTAATATGAAGCAAAAACTAAACGAGGTGAAGCATAGAAATATTTCATATAGAACAGATCTATCGTGAATCAGACTTGCTTGTAATGAGAATGATaggtctataactcacatttctatctgAAATCAGTCAGGTTGTACACAACTAGATAATGCACCTTTAATAATAGTGAAAAAACATTGACGGGCGTTGCTTTTGAGATTCCGATTTTCAGTCCCACCTTGACTCACCCTTAAAAGTAATATACCCTGGAGCATGTTTTAGCTTGGCTGTATGTACTTGGGTCTCCTCTGATTCCTAGGCGCTGGTCAGCCTGTTTCTGAGCCTTCGTTTCCTCCCCTGAAGGATCCAGACCTACCTGCAGTCAACACGGCCCGTCATCTCACTGTATGAGAAACAGGGCAAGGTGCGCACTGTGGATGCCTCGTGCGGTGTGGACAAGGTAAGCAATAGGAGAATACAGCACTGCGCCATTGCAGTCACACATGATGGGCATTTGGAACACACTCAGTAATACACACTCCGTAGTAAACACTCAGTAGTACACACTCATTCACTATGATCTTACAATTCAGTATGAATTCCCTCAATCTGAGCTGTTTCTTTCCCTATTGGTTGTCTCTCTGTTCCCTTGCACCCTCCGGAGGGCAATCACACACTTCTGCCCAGGCGATTGCACATGTACAAAAACACAAACACGAATCTGGTTTTCTCCAatgcatctctttctctccctctgtttcaggtgtttgccAATGTCAAAACCATCCTGGACAAGGAGATTTGAAATTCCGCACACTGCCAACAACTACCATTCACAGCTACTTTTAGTTGCAGCAACAATATAGTTAGTTTATTTCCATTCATTACTTTTTACActtataatttttttggggggcctaTTTTTTTGTCAATGTCAAGGgggggtatatgtgtgtgtgtgtgtgtgtgtgtgtgtgtgtgtgtgtgtgtgtgtgtgtgtgtgtgtgtgtgtgtgtgtgtgtgtgtgtgtgtgtgtgttaaagtgaaTGAGATAGGTAGTAAGATGCTCTGCTGAAAAACCTTCCATGAACCCTCTGAGGGGGTTCACTATGATAGTAGTACACTGACTGACAGGTCTGTCATTTTAGTCAGGGGTCTTTGTATACAGACAAGACTATTAGAATTTCTCTGCTCCGCGAGGTGCTTGTTTTTCTTGTCAAGCAGaggcatatacagtacagtatgttaacAAAATGACATTTTCTGTGATAAAATCTCTGTACATCACTGTCAGTGATAACCTAGACAAGCACATGCTTTTTTCACAGACCAACCACTTCTCTGGACTAGATAGAGAAGGATTCGGAAGAAAAGGACAGaccgagggggaaagagagagcatCTCAGCTAAATCAATTTAGATACACAATGTTGTCTTATGGGCTTCCCCTGTATACTaataaaacatagaaaacacctgtctcatgTTGAAAGAAATATGAACTAAGGTAATCGAGAAACAAGCAACCTTGATTGCAGTAGTACAAATTA
Above is a window of Salmo salar chromosome ssa03, Ssal_v3.1, whole genome shotgun sequence DNA encoding:
- the LOC106598849 gene encoding UMP-CMP kinase, which encodes MSVATGQQAMEETRQLDEKKIHFLIDGFPRNEENLQGWTTIMDGEADVKFVLFFDCGNEVCVNSCVERGKSSGLTDDNRASLEKRIQTYLQSTRPVISLYEKQGKVRTVDASCGVDKVFANVKTILDKEI